A DNA window from Brassica napus cultivar Da-Ae chromosome C1, Da-Ae, whole genome shotgun sequence contains the following coding sequences:
- the LOC106375896 gene encoding RGG repeats nuclear RNA binding protein A isoform X2, with product MTMLRIRANSPSPSLLISPRSLHLSQVCLLSQILRLRSSLLLLKLVREARSGGFSRGRGGYNRDGPRGNNGYSGGYSKPSDEGDVSKPSYERRGGGGGGGYGGPPRGGRRGEGERPRRAFERRSGTGRGGDFKREGAGRGNWGTPGEEVLAVETEEVAGVETEKDVVEKPADDDANKENTAEVEEQKEPEVKEMTLDEYEKILEEKRKALQSQNTSERKVDTKVFESMQQLSNKKKSNDEIFIKLGSDKDKRKDDKEEKPKKAVSINEFLKPADGENYYRGGRGGRGRGGRESRDRGARASSGGYGGNRSEAAPAIADTAQFPSLGGK from the exons ATGACGATGCTGAGGATCCGAGCCAACTCGCCGTCTCCATCGCTTCTGATAAGTCCAAGAAGTCTGCACCTGTCTCAGGTTTGCCTGCTAAGTCAGATCCTCCGTCTTCGAAGCAGCCTTCTCCTTCTCAA ATTAGTGAGAGAGGCTAGGAGTGGTGGATTTAGCCGTGGTCGTGGTGGTTACAACCGTGATGGTCCCCGAGGTAACAATGGATATTCAGGGGGATACAGTAAGCCCTCTGACGAAGGAGACGTTTCAAAGCCTTCTTATGAGAgacgtggtggtggtggtggtggaggataTGGAGGTCCTCCGCGTGGTGGTAGACGTGGTGAAGGTGAACGTCCTCGAAGGGCATTTGAGCGTCGTAGTGGAACTGGCAGAGG GGGTGACTTCAAACGCGAAGGAGCTGGTCGTGGAAACTGGGGAACACCAGGAGAAGAAGTTCTTGCTGT CGAGACTGAAGAAGTAGCTGGGGTTGAAACTGAGAAGGATGTTGTGGAGAAGCCTGCTGATGATGATGCTAACAAGGAGAATACTGCTGAAGTGGAGGAGCAGAAAGAGCCTGAGGTTAAG GAAATGACTCTGGATGAGTATGAGAAAATACTTGAGGAGAAGAGAAAGGCACTTCAATCTCAGAACACCTCTGAGAGGAAAGTTGATACTAAAGTGTTTGAATCAATGCAACAACTCTCAAACAAGAAGAAGTCTAACGATGAAATCTTCATCAAGCTG GGTTCAGACAAGGACAAACGCAAAGATGACAAAGAAGAGAAGCCTAAGAAG GCTGTGAGCATCAATGAGTTTCTAAAACCAGCGGATGGTGAGAACTACTACCGAGGAGGTCGTGGTGGCCGTGGACGTGGTGGTCGTGAGTCTCGTGACCGTGGAGCTCGTGCTTCCAGTGGCGGATATGGTGGTAACCGTAGTGAAGCTGCGCCTGCCATTGCGGATACTGCTCAGTTCCCATCTCTTGGGGGCAAGTAA
- the LOC106375896 gene encoding RGG repeats nuclear RNA binding protein A isoform X1, with amino-acid sequence MATLNPFDLLDDDAEDPSQLAVSIASDKSKKSAPVSGLPAKSDPPSSKQPSPSQAVREARSGGFSRGRGGYNRDGPRGNNGYSGGYSKPSDEGDVSKPSYERRGGGGGGGYGGPPRGGRRGEGERPRRAFERRSGTGRGGDFKREGAGRGNWGTPGEEVLAVETEEVAGVETEKDVVEKPADDDANKENTAEVEEQKEPEVKEMTLDEYEKILEEKRKALQSQNTSERKVDTKVFESMQQLSNKKKSNDEIFIKLGSDKDKRKDDKEEKPKKAVSINEFLKPADGENYYRGGRGGRGRGGRESRDRGARASSGGYGGNRSEAAPAIADTAQFPSLGGK; translated from the exons TTTGATCTGTTGGATGACGATGCTGAGGATCCGAGCCAACTCGCCGTCTCCATCGCTTCTGATAAGTCCAAGAAGTCTGCACCTGTCTCAGGTTTGCCTGCTAAGTCAGATCCTCCGTCTTCGAAGCAGCCTTCTCCTTCTCAAGCTG TGAGAGAGGCTAGGAGTGGTGGATTTAGCCGTGGTCGTGGTGGTTACAACCGTGATGGTCCCCGAGGTAACAATGGATATTCAGGGGGATACAGTAAGCCCTCTGACGAAGGAGACGTTTCAAAGCCTTCTTATGAGAgacgtggtggtggtggtggtggaggataTGGAGGTCCTCCGCGTGGTGGTAGACGTGGTGAAGGTGAACGTCCTCGAAGGGCATTTGAGCGTCGTAGTGGAACTGGCAGAGG GGGTGACTTCAAACGCGAAGGAGCTGGTCGTGGAAACTGGGGAACACCAGGAGAAGAAGTTCTTGCTGT CGAGACTGAAGAAGTAGCTGGGGTTGAAACTGAGAAGGATGTTGTGGAGAAGCCTGCTGATGATGATGCTAACAAGGAGAATACTGCTGAAGTGGAGGAGCAGAAAGAGCCTGAGGTTAAG GAAATGACTCTGGATGAGTATGAGAAAATACTTGAGGAGAAGAGAAAGGCACTTCAATCTCAGAACACCTCTGAGAGGAAAGTTGATACTAAAGTGTTTGAATCAATGCAACAACTCTCAAACAAGAAGAAGTCTAACGATGAAATCTTCATCAAGCTG GGTTCAGACAAGGACAAACGCAAAGATGACAAAGAAGAGAAGCCTAAGAAG GCTGTGAGCATCAATGAGTTTCTAAAACCAGCGGATGGTGAGAACTACTACCGAGGAGGTCGTGGTGGCCGTGGACGTGGTGGTCGTGAGTCTCGTGACCGTGGAGCTCGTGCTTCCAGTGGCGGATATGGTGGTAACCGTAGTGAAGCTGCGCCTGCCATTGCGGATACTGCTCAGTTCCCATCTCTTGGGGGCAAGTAA